One part of the Thermococcus litoralis DSM 5473 genome encodes these proteins:
- a CDS encoding TRM11 family SAM-dependent methyltransferase — MYALIYGKNPKLSEAEFWAFVRRFGLKVSVVESSKDWIVFESDRSVERLFHRLGGSLKLVKIIGEGEEAIKDLEYAKLFTVSLYGKSDWKFWRKLGSEIKKHFKSQGTSKFFKPAKVYAMPSELILKGFPEVKDFVFLFGEKLYVGETVAITDPFELKKLDVERPVQRAIFSIPPRLARIMVNLTEVRQGNFLDPFCGIGTIVQEFLLQGLNAYGSDSNPKAIHGAKENLKWLKKEFKVKRTAHLEVCDARKLKRCFRIRFDAIVTEPYMGKPLKHHPTKGEAIKLANELDGFYYQVFDSFRDVLKRNGKVVFVFPAYKLSDGRIYRKDRKWLGKLGFEVLGKYTDFEARHRVVRDIHVLRFKG, encoded by the coding sequence ATGTATGCGCTCATCTACGGAAAGAACCCAAAGCTCAGTGAGGCCGAATTTTGGGCCTTTGTGAGGAGATTTGGGTTAAAAGTTAGTGTAGTTGAGAGCTCAAAAGACTGGATAGTTTTTGAAAGTGATAGAAGCGTAGAAAGGCTTTTCCACAGACTTGGCGGTTCGCTAAAACTCGTGAAAATTATTGGAGAAGGGGAAGAGGCAATAAAAGACTTAGAGTATGCGAAGCTTTTTACTGTGAGTCTTTATGGAAAAAGTGACTGGAAGTTCTGGAGGAAGCTTGGGAGCGAGATAAAGAAGCACTTCAAATCTCAGGGCACAAGCAAGTTCTTCAAACCCGCAAAGGTCTATGCAATGCCCTCTGAGCTTATCTTGAAGGGCTTTCCCGAGGTTAAGGATTTCGTCTTTCTCTTTGGAGAGAAGCTCTACGTAGGAGAAACAGTGGCCATAACTGACCCATTTGAGCTCAAGAAACTTGACGTTGAAAGACCTGTGCAAAGAGCGATCTTCTCAATTCCCCCGCGTTTAGCGAGAATAATGGTGAACCTCACAGAGGTAAGGCAGGGTAATTTCCTTGATCCCTTCTGCGGGATAGGTACTATAGTTCAGGAGTTTTTGCTTCAAGGTTTAAATGCTTACGGGAGTGATTCCAATCCAAAAGCTATTCACGGAGCCAAAGAAAACCTGAAGTGGTTGAAGAAGGAATTTAAAGTAAAAAGAACAGCCCATCTTGAAGTATGTGATGCAAGAAAGCTCAAAAGGTGCTTTAGAATTAGGTTTGACGCTATTGTTACGGAGCCCTATATGGGTAAGCCCCTAAAGCATCATCCCACAAAAGGTGAGGCAATAAAGCTTGCCAACGAGCTTGATGGATTTTATTATCAGGTTTTTGATAGCTTTAGAGACGTTTTGAAGAGAAACGGAAAGGTCGTGTTTGTTTTTCCAGCATACAAGCTCAGCGATGGGAGGATCTATCGCAAGGATAGAAAGTGGCTTGGAAAGCTTGGCTTTGAAGTTTTAGGGAAATACACGGACTTTGAAGCGAGGCACAGAGTTGTTAGAGACATTCACGTGCTTAGATTTAAGGGGTGA
- a CDS encoding AbrB/MazE/SpoVT family DNA-binding domain-containing protein, which yields MTTVKVSSKGQIVLPKDIRERFNIKPGDEVEILEFGREIVLVPIKRDVKLRGLIKFNKPLKELLREIKEEEKTLEDKE from the coding sequence ATGACAACGGTGAAAGTTTCTTCAAAGGGCCAAATTGTCTTACCAAAAGACATTCGAGAAAGGTTCAATATAAAACCTGGAGATGAAGTAGAGATACTCGAATTTGGGAGAGAAATAGTTTTAGTGCCTATAAAGAGGGATGTTAAGCTGAGAGGACTGATAAAATTCAATAAACCTCTCAAAGAATTGTTAAGGGAGATTAAAGAAGAAGAAAAGACGCTGGAGGACAAGGAATGA
- a CDS encoding heparan-alpha-glucosaminide N-acetyltransferase — MFGSEIYSKRFWEVDFVRGIALIMMLISNFVTDLQFFLGYSEYRVFWKLFAYATASLFVSISGLSLWISHARGKKTLKKYFLRFAKLFGLGLLITLTTYLLLERGTIYFGVLHFLGVASLLVIPFYPLGWKNIFPAVLFLLGGQIVKNVHADTLLFLPLGITPHEFFTLDYFPIFPWFGVFLLGTAIGALIYPDGKRKFKISTPKNPLLEFVCFMGRNTLKIYFIHQPVFVGLLMLLYGGLPNLGV; from the coding sequence ATGTTCGGCAGCGAGATATACTCAAAGCGCTTTTGGGAGGTTGACTTCGTTAGGGGAATAGCGTTAATCATGATGTTAATTTCAAATTTTGTAACGGATTTGCAGTTCTTTTTGGGCTATTCAGAGTACAGAGTTTTCTGGAAGCTCTTCGCCTATGCAACCGCATCCCTCTTCGTCTCGATTTCAGGGCTCTCACTGTGGATAAGCCATGCAAGGGGGAAGAAAACCTTGAAGAAGTATTTTCTCAGATTTGCAAAGCTTTTCGGTCTTGGCTTGCTCATAACCCTCACTACCTATCTCTTGCTGGAGAGAGGGACAATCTACTTTGGAGTTCTGCACTTTCTGGGCGTCGCAAGTTTGCTCGTGATTCCCTTCTATCCTCTCGGATGGAAAAACATCTTTCCCGCAGTTCTCTTTCTCCTTGGAGGTCAAATCGTGAAGAACGTTCACGCCGACACTTTGCTCTTTCTTCCCCTAGGAATTACTCCCCACGAGTTCTTTACTCTTGATTACTTCCCGATTTTCCCGTGGTTTGGGGTTTTCCTTCTGGGGACAGCAATAGGTGCGTTGATTTACCCAGACGGAAAAAGAAAGTTCAAAATAAGCACTCCAAAAAATCCCCTCCTTGAGTTCGTCTGCTTCATGGGGAGGAACACCTTAAAGATTTACTTCATCCATCAGCCGGTTTTTGTAGGGCTTCTTATGCTTCTCTACGGCGGTTTGCCCAACTTAGGGGTGTGA
- the thrC gene encoding threonine synthase gives MFETVLKCTQCGREYSLASGIYKCEKCGAPLDVQYDYGAIRELIEDNDAWFREAPRLWKYWMFYPVSNLRKIVSLNEGGTRLYRMKNLEKKLGFGKLYIKNEGENPTGAFKDRGSSVEITKALEFHAGKVVVASTGNMAASISAYGSKAGLEVTIVVPEGTPVGKLVQAVVYGAKIKIHGSTYDEALAESERMAKEEDYYLTGNYHYRVEGQKSTAFEIFDQLRFNAPDWIVVPIGAGTHLRAIWKAANEFYEVGLIEKLPKIAGVQIEGYDAIVRAWREKKPIEPIRTKQPTVASAIAVKAPVDGENVLRAIDESGGYLGTVTNEEAMNAGLMLGKEGLFVEPSSATALALAKNMREEGIIDRDESVVVVATGHGLKDIKTWESFIRF, from the coding sequence ATGTTTGAGACCGTGTTAAAATGTACTCAGTGCGGTAGAGAATACTCTCTAGCAAGTGGGATTTACAAATGTGAAAAATGCGGCGCTCCTTTGGATGTTCAGTATGATTACGGTGCGATAAGAGAGCTTATAGAGGATAACGACGCTTGGTTTAGAGAAGCGCCGCGACTATGGAAGTACTGGATGTTCTACCCAGTTTCAAACCTTAGGAAGATTGTTAGCCTTAATGAAGGAGGTACGAGACTTTACAGAATGAAAAACCTTGAGAAAAAGCTGGGTTTTGGAAAGCTTTACATCAAAAATGAAGGAGAAAATCCAACAGGGGCCTTCAAGGATAGGGGTTCGAGTGTAGAAATAACAAAGGCCCTTGAATTTCATGCAGGAAAGGTTGTAGTGGCCTCAACGGGAAACATGGCCGCTAGTATTTCTGCTTATGGTTCCAAGGCGGGCCTTGAAGTGACAATAGTAGTTCCAGAAGGGACTCCTGTTGGAAAGCTTGTTCAAGCAGTTGTTTACGGGGCGAAGATAAAAATCCATGGAAGCACGTATGATGAAGCCCTAGCAGAAAGCGAAAGAATGGCAAAGGAAGAAGATTATTACCTTACAGGGAACTACCACTATAGGGTAGAAGGTCAAAAGAGCACGGCCTTTGAGATCTTTGATCAGCTCCGATTTAACGCTCCTGACTGGATTGTGGTGCCTATTGGTGCTGGGACACACTTAAGGGCCATTTGGAAGGCTGCAAATGAATTCTATGAAGTGGGGCTTATTGAAAAATTGCCAAAAATTGCTGGAGTTCAAATTGAGGGCTACGATGCAATAGTCAGGGCTTGGAGAGAAAAGAAGCCCATTGAGCCAATAAGGACAAAACAGCCAACGGTTGCCTCGGCCATAGCCGTTAAAGCCCCCGTGGATGGAGAGAACGTTCTGAGGGCCATTGATGAGAGTGGAGGATACCTTGGCACAGTAACAAATGAGGAAGCTATGAACGCAGGCCTAATGCTCGGAAAAGAGGGCCTCTTCGTGGAGCCTTCCTCAGCGACGGCCCTTGCCCTCGCTAAAAACATGAGAGAAGAAGGAATAATAGATAGAGATGAAAGTGTCGTTGTAGTTGCAACTGGACATGGCTTAAAGGACATAAAAACCTGGGAAAGCTTTATTAGATTTTAA
- a CDS encoding NfeD family protein: protein MKTYVKNALKTLSILADEIAVGIFLFFILPRAGINVPLKPALAVIAFLIFKDVIAVKFLWEVFEKKAEVGPEALIGKEALVVEELMPKGVVKVGNELWIAECINGTAKRGEKVKIIQVRGTKLLVERQG, encoded by the coding sequence ATGAAAACCTACGTCAAAAACGCCCTAAAAACTCTGAGCATCCTTGCAGATGAAATAGCCGTGGGAATATTTTTGTTCTTTATTTTGCCGAGAGCTGGTATAAACGTGCCGTTAAAACCCGCTCTTGCTGTAATAGCTTTCCTTATCTTCAAAGATGTCATTGCCGTTAAGTTCCTCTGGGAAGTCTTTGAGAAAAAAGCAGAGGTTGGGCCCGAGGCGTTAATTGGAAAAGAAGCCCTTGTGGTTGAAGAATTAATGCCAAAAGGTGTCGTAAAAGTGGGAAACGAGCTGTGGATAGCTGAATGCATAAACGGAACAGCAAAAAGAGGGGAGAAAGTCAAGATAATCCAAGTTAGGGGCACTAAGCTGCTCGTGGAACGCCAAGGGTAG
- a CDS encoding class I SAM-dependent methyltransferase, producing MSLEELYRYLHWRMDPEDERAVLRFRRIVEVFEKLKNKGLLPDKPRVLDICAGTGIAGVGMAKAANAKALTVLDAREEDLKKVGKWIGIADLDLKPNIIIGDARNVAELADEHDIALLWGLTMPHFDAFDAVKLFAGVASILSDDGMFLLEESDRVYGIFYRVGYKDMLVETRTDEYTLISVHEGYDPIRGVFKRTYYKLPGFEKVTEQEHRLWDLASQLSLGNVFFREYKAITPAEHGVSGVSTVLYFRRPRKRIAREILEG from the coding sequence ATGAGCCTTGAAGAACTTTATCGCTACCTCCACTGGCGAATGGATCCAGAAGATGAAAGAGCAGTGCTGAGATTTCGGCGAATCGTGGAGGTGTTTGAAAAGCTCAAAAACAAAGGACTGCTCCCTGATAAGCCAAGGGTTCTCGATATATGCGCGGGAACAGGCATAGCTGGAGTTGGTATGGCAAAGGCAGCAAATGCAAAAGCCCTTACCGTTCTCGATGCAAGAGAGGAAGACCTAAAGAAAGTTGGGAAGTGGATTGGGATAGCGGATTTAGACTTAAAACCCAATATAATCATCGGAGACGCAAGGAATGTGGCAGAACTTGCCGATGAGCATGACATAGCTCTTCTCTGGGGCTTGACAATGCCTCATTTTGATGCCTTTGACGCCGTAAAGCTCTTTGCCGGCGTTGCTTCAATCCTGAGCGATGATGGAATGTTTCTCCTTGAAGAATCTGACAGAGTTTATGGGATATTCTACCGAGTGGGATACAAGGATATGCTCGTTGAAACCAGAACAGATGAATACACCCTCATCTCGGTTCACGAAGGTTATGACCCAATTAGAGGAGTTTTTAAGAGAACTTACTACAAGCTCCCAGGGTTTGAGAAAGTCACAGAGCAGGAACACAGACTCTGGGACTTAGCTTCCCAGCTCTCACTTGGGAATGTATTCTTTAGGGAGTACAAAGCTATAACTCCAGCTGAACATGGAGTAAGTGGAGTTTCTACAGTTTTAT
- a CDS encoding type II toxin-antitoxin system VapC family toxin has protein sequence MNIVLDSYAILAYIGDEVGAEKVEKYLHMAKEGKVTLYMNYVNLGEIYYILARQDLEKADLSIALLKREPIVFIQADEKLSLLAGRIKAFHKLSYADAFVVATAIETNSRILTGDEEFKRVEDKVEIEWL, from the coding sequence ATGAACATTGTTTTAGATAGCTATGCAATTTTGGCATATATCGGAGACGAAGTTGGAGCCGAAAAAGTCGAAAAATACCTTCACATGGCAAAAGAAGGAAAAGTTACACTTTACATGAACTACGTTAATCTCGGAGAGATATATTATATTCTTGCGAGACAAGACCTAGAAAAAGCAGATTTGAGCATAGCACTCTTAAAGCGGGAACCAATAGTCTTTATACAGGCAGATGAAAAACTTTCATTGCTTGCGGGGAGAATTAAAGCATTTCACAAACTAAGTTATGCCGATGCTTTTGTTGTGGCAACTGCAATTGAAACAAATTCTCGAATTCTAACCGGTGATGAAGAATTCAAACGCGTAGAGGATAAGGTAGAGATAGAATGGCTCTAA